Genomic segment of Borreliella spielmanii:
TCCTTTGGACCATATTTTTTCAAGCTCATAGTATTCTCTAGACTTTTCACTCATTAAATGAATTACCAAATTTCCACCTGAAACAACAGTCCAGTCATAAACCAATCCTTTTCCTTGAACGTTAAGATTAATTTTTTTTTCTTTAAAAAATTTAACTATCTTATCAAGATACAAAGCTTCCATCTGCTTAAATGATACAAAAGTAGCTATTATAAAAAAATCCGTCCAATTGCAAACATCGCTAACATTAATACCTATAACATCAATTCCATTAAAATCGCTTA
This window contains:
- the rsfS gene encoding ribosome silencing factor, which codes for MEDMLKASDINALCKIISDFNGIDVIGINVSDVCNWTDFFIIATFVSFKQMEALYLDKIVKFFKEKKINLNVQGKGLVYDWTVVSGGNLVIHLMSEKSREYYELEKIWSKGIVIYP